The Etheostoma spectabile isolate EspeVRDwgs_2016 chromosome 4, UIUC_Espe_1.0, whole genome shotgun sequence sequence GAGATGTAACCTCATCCTTTCAAGTCAGTCAGAAATTATTCCAAGATTGGTCTTTGCGTTCTTTCACGGCACATGGAGACAAACGGAGAGACACCATGGACTCTAAGTTGAGGTTTTCAGACTCATTTACACATCAAGTGGTGACTGATGGTACTGTGCTGGTGTTAGACCATGGAGttgaaacaattaatcaatcagTTGGTAAATATTCTCTGGATCAATCAAAAAGGCCAACACTTTTTTAAGTTCTAGCTTCTTAAAAGTGAAGATATTGCTGcttttctcattttttaaatttagacattgtttggtcagacaaaacaaatatatgGGAAGGTTTCAGCTCGGACTTAAGAAAACTCATTTTTCTAGATGTTCTGACGTTTTACATACCAATCCATTAATTGGTTGATGGAAACAAATACTCCGTAttataatcaataatgaaaataattggtTGTTTGCCtgactaaaataaaaagataaaggtTGACAACACTGTTGTACAACGTAGAACAGTTTGGGAGtttaaatttgtgtttaaaTGCCACCACATCAAACATGCTAACGTGTTTGTATTGTACTTGAATACGATGAATACTATGAATATTGCACTTAAAATGTAGAGAGACTTGGGAGACACCATGTATAGGGTCAACAAAGAAAAGACTGCCTTTAAGTGtccaaaagtttaaaataaGACACAATCAGCATGACTTCACTTTAGCAAAAAATAGCTAAAATATGTAGctcatttgcatttaaaaaagaaaataattttgtcaacagatataaaaatgtaatagacTTGGGTATATGGAGAGTAAAGTTTTGACTGATATCACTTTTACAAAAATCAGATAAGTTGTGTATTGTATTAATGGTTGTCTCAATAAGCAATAATACTACGTGTCAATCATTCTTCTTTGACTGCGGACTATAGTCTAACTTCTACTGTACATGTCAATGTGCTCTGCAAAGGGCATGCTGCATAAAGGGACGGCGAGGTGTGTAATGAGTAGCGGTCTGGTTTTCAGAGCAGCTGGTGCTAGGGTCCTTCAGAGAGCcggaaaagagctgggaccaggATTATGATCACTTCTTGCTTCCTCTCCTCGACGACCAGGAGCCCTGCTACATCCTATACCGTCTCGACTCCCAGAACGCACAGGGCTACGAGTGGATCTTCATATCGTGGTCTCCTGATCAGTCTCCAGTATGTCGTACCACATATTTTTCATTCTGCACCACATGCTAAagcaacatacacacatatttctaaaatgtgatCAAAAGAATGGTCAAAATCAAATAGCATCTTTCATAGGACCCCACCTGTACCGGTGAGTGCCTGCATCTTTCAAACCCCACACCCCCTGTTTGTAAAATACTTACTACAATACTACAATCTAAGATAACATTATCAGGGTTATGACGTCATCTGGGTCACGGGTGAAATCAGTGAAGTGTTAAAACCTTGTCTTGTTCTTAGATTGGTGACCATCCTAAATTCAACTTTTCTGTCCTGTTTTCAAGGTGTTTACAATTGGTGgaatataaaaatgtgtgttgcTGCCGGCATAAAGATTTTTGATGCACAATATAAATCAACTAATAACTTATGACCTATTATTTTAGATACCCAGTAGTATTTAAAGTCATTTAAATTACTTCCATCtataccagctgcaacattaaaacattaaagttaTGCACACTTTAATGCATCCCTAATTTTAATCAGGTAATTTAATGTATCTAATTCAGAAATTCTCCATTTCGCATAgtaagtgtttttattattgttattttaatgcttatacttttgtacttttactagAGTAAGACTTTGAACataggacttttacttgtaaattgagtattttttacacttaatttacttgagtaaaaaatctgatatttcTTCCATCACTGGGTGTTTCTAAAAATTGTAATAATTCCTTCTTGAATATATTCAATCTTTACTGAAAAGCCTATCCACCTGAcagcaacatacagtatatacaaacagtacactgtacatacagtactgtacatatttaccATGTTCCCCTCTGATGGTTGCAGGTGAAACAAAAGATGTTGTACGCTGCCACCCGTGCCACAGTGAAGAAAGAGTTTGGCGGTGGCCATGTGAAGTATGAGATGTTTGGCACAGCTGAGGTCAGAAATATTCAGATTCATTTCATTTATGAGAGAGTTGCTGTAATGACATGTGTTAGAGGTGTCTGTCCTAAAGGGCCTCTTATTTTGCTTGCAACATTAGGAGGACATCTGTTTGCTGGGCTACCAGCATCATGTGTCATCCTGCTCAGGCCCTGCCCCGCTCACATTAGCTGAGCAGGAGCTCCAAAGGATCAAAATCACAGAGGTGAGAGGTCCAACCGCCTCACAAGTGCTGTCATCGTTGCGTCTGCCAACGTCTGCTTGTGTCTGTAATACAATTTTACTTTggaaatgtaactttttttgtaattttctttttaggGTTGGGTTAAACAGGTATGTTGATGCATCATTTACTGCATGTTTATATTTGATATTGAAATTTGAGGTGAATGAGCAAAAGCAAATAACCTTACATTCTGTATATTGGTTTTAATGAGTGACAGTACAGTGTGTAAAGCTATATTATCCCATAAAACATTTTGTAGATCTCAGTTTGAGGCTTAgtcaagatgtgtgtgtgtgtgtgtgtgtgtgtgtgtgtggtgtgtgtgtgtgtgtgtgtgtggtgtgtgtgtgtgtgtgtgtgtgtgtgtgtgtgtgtgtgtgtgtgtgtgtgtgtgtgtgtgtgtgattgctgCCCCCTGCAGGTGAAGACAGAGATCAGTGTGGAGAGTAAGCAGCAGACTCTTCAGGGCCTTGCATTCCCACTACAGGAGACAGCCAAAAGAGCCCTGAAGCAACTTGCCCAAAAACGCATCAACTACATACAACTGGTGAGTTAACATAAATGTGATTGTTtaacaaaaattaaacaatCAGAAGCAGTTTGGTGTCAGTGTTAATATGTTGAACTTCTGATGTTTTACTTTGAGAAAACGCTTCTTGTTTACTGTGCCTTATTACTGTGTTTCAGAGGTTGGATGTAGAGAAGGAGACAATTGAGCTGGTCCATTCAAACCCAACAGAAACTCGTGAATTGCCCCGCAGAGTTCCCAAAGACACTCCCAGATACCACTTCTTTCTTTACAAACACTCCCATGAAGGAGACTACCTGGAATCTGTCGGTATGTCACTGATTCCCTCTGATAATCCTCTTCTTTTCACATCtgtacgagagagagagagacagagagaaaataacCGTTTTGGCTAGTGACCCCTTGAAATTTAGCAATAGTtggttgtgtctgtttgtggcCTTGTTGTGGACGGGCTGTGAGCAGTTCCAAATATTGATTTTCCTTATctcattgtttcatttcaaGAATTTGTATAGGCCCAAAGAGGTTAGAGTATCCAGTATTTCACAGAATGTTTTCTAGTATTTCTCGTCAACCTCCAGATTAATCATGGGACCCTTTTTGGGAGTTTTTTCCCCAGGTTTAAAACCACTGATCTACAGTACACCATCAACATATTAATGCCAACATTTACTTATAATTCTCATAAATCGACTTTGTCTTTTGTGACCTGTCTGCAGTGTTCATATACTCCATGCCAGGATACAGCTGTAGCATTAAGGAGCGGATGTTGTATTCCAGCTGCAAGAGTCGACTACTGGAGGGCGTGGAGAAAGATTACTATTTAGAAATTgctaaaaaggtaaaaaaatggATGTTGGGATAGAAAATTATATAACACCAGTTTCAACCCTGGTTCTATGCACGACCTCAAGCTGACTGATAAATGGGATTCATGTTCAGCGTAAAAATACTGAGTACTACGTTTCATCAACCTGCAtgctttttcctttcctttcttttcatcTATGTACAGTTGGAGATTGATAACGGAGATGAACTGACTGAGGAGTTTCTGTACGACGAGGTCCATCCCAAGCAGCATGCTCACAAACAGGCCTTCGCTAAGCCCCGCGGCCCTGCAGGAAAAAGGGGACACAAGCGCCTCATTAAGGGGACAGGAGAGACCATACAGGACAGCTAGAGGTGGACACATTTCTCCCGTAGTCCAGTCTGCAGATCCAAACTTCCCCATTTCCCCAGACCTGACTAACTAACACCTTGTCAGGCCCAGGGGAACGAGCACAGTGATGGATTTCATCTGCTGTTTGTGTAAAGACACACTTGTGCTGTGTAACTaagttgtttttgaaaagaattTGCTGATAAATGATCTGTGTCTCCCAAAAGCAAACATAAAGACATAACATATCAAagtaaacataacaaaaattACTCCATGTTTATTGATAACTTCctccattaaaaaataaataaataaaaaaaggctaaaagcCAGACAGATGGCCTTGTTGTTGTGAAGCTAATCTGTCTGGTTCTTCCATACTTAGAATTAGATCTGCAGTATAATATACTTGTAATGAATTGTAAATGCTTAGTCAGATGTTTCAGTTCTCATGTCTGGCCTTCAATACAAGTTTTGTATTAACAATGTTTGTAAGACAATACAAAAGGAAAttccaaataaatgtttttactgtGGTATTGGACCTTCTTGGTTCAGATTTGTGTATGTTTATTCAGCATGCAAGGTTTAATGCATGGAAATGCATCCTGTTACACATCTGTGAATATTCTACATGGATAGGATGGACTTGTTTGTGGCCTGTTATGTTGAGATAAACATGGGATAATAATTCAGTTTCCCTTTAAAGAGGTTTTGAATTAGACCAACAGCTGTAGCCTACATTCAGGCATCCAGACGACACCCTCTCACCCTCTTGTTCCAGCGGTGTAGTCTACAATACAAATTTGCAACAATGGTTACATCATCAAACAACAAATCAAGATTCTTCTATACGAAGATCACTTCTCATAACTTGTACCTACTATTTTAATGCAGAACCACTTTTCCAAGTTACTTTGGAGGTTAACTCAGCTGTTAACTGTGTAGATATTGTAAACTTCTTCCACTTTTCTGCAAAGCCTGCAAGGAACTGGTCTACCAACTCAAGGTTGCTTTTCAGACTGGTACTAATGGTGTGACCACACCTTGAAGGGCTGCTTTCTCTTAGTCAGCATAAGGGTCTTGGTTGACTAAGAAATCTTTAGCTAATTAGTTGCATTTCTTATTATTTTGTCATGCCAGCTTTGTCTGAAAGGTGGCTAAATAATGCTCCAACATGGCATGGGTTCTTGTATGGGGTTCCTTAACATCTTGGTGTCTTAATGTGGTATTTTGACTGCTTTTATCAATTCTTGAGTTGTAAAAAATGGTAAAATTGTACAAcaaatctctttaaaaaaatggtatCAAACCAAAATGGACATCATATACTTCCATCATAATGTTCTAAGCCCATGCACACCCTAAAATTTCCACATTTCAATAGGTACATAACCAAACCACAATGTTTATCACAGATTTATGATGTCCGGTCAATGGGGTGTGCATGACACAGCagtggtgttttatttattttttacaatttgcaTTACAAACATGATCCAATCCAatatttaaatcaaataaaacatctaaatcCCCAAAACAGGACACCCAAGCTGTCTGCTGAAATAGTTCAGGCTGCAGGTTTTCCAGATTGCTACAAATTTATGACAGTGCTTAACTTAAAGGACATAATAGGTGGGAAGCAGCAAGGAAACATGGTTATTCAAAACCATGTCATGCGTAGAAGTCAATTAAAAGCATCTGTGTCAAACCCGTTAGCGGATAATCACACtgattcacattttatttagacATTTGAAGATTCGacaaaaatattagaaacatctCTCAATGTATAAAATAGTACACCACCACCTTTAACTGTGACTTCAATATAAATGAGAATATATGTGGTGTaattacatttacacatttccAACAATGTCAACAACAACTAAACATTATGAAGATAGAATTTACAGCAGTGCGGAATTGCCATAGATTGTACATGGTAAAGTGGACACAGTATATATTGCTAACATGAAgagtaaacaaaaaagaagttaCAGTGCGCTGTGAATGTTTGGGGATTGGCCTGGACTGCACTTAGATTCCCGGCCTGAATAATTATCCCATGCCCTGGCAGTGGTCCTGTTCCCTGTGAACAAAGCTCTGCTGACGAATAAGGTTTTTTTCCACTTACAAACAATGGAAGGATTTATGTTGCTGATTCCAGGTAATTAAAGTTTTTCTCAGAATCCTCtggaaaaaacgtttttttcttttattcttattGGAAGAGGGCAACAGTTATTCATTGTGTGCCAAACATCAATCCACTTACTAATTCTTAATACGTTCTGGGTGTACGGCAGGATTACACAGGAAACGTTACGTATGGTGTTGAGAGGCACTATGGTCCTGCATTCCATTGCAGAACGGAAATGGAGTTAATCacaacagaaaataattaaaaaataattaaaattaatttgtgcaCAGAGATGGTGGTGAGACAGCTGATGGTATAGTGTTCCAAAATTTCAGTGTGATGGCAGATTCCCATTATAATTACAGCTGACATCCATTCCTCTGAAAGTGAacaaaataaccccaaaaaacaaatcatttatatatacagtatatatatatatataaaggtcAGAGTGCCCTCGCTTGACCCAGGCCCCGAGACATCTGACCTAGTCCCCTGTTGACAGCCCTGTTGGTTGTTATACTGCCTCTGATTGGTACACAACATGTGTTTCTATACCTCCACACAGAGAATAAGAGGCTTTCCTGAACCAAATAAATGCTGTCTAGTCCACTTACTTTTCCCTGACATTGCCTTgcagaaaaagcagaaagttgTCCTAACAAAAATTAGTTAATGTCATGACTGCCTTTGTTTGCCTCTAGTGTAACAGTGCTTATTCAAATCCAAGAATGGagtgtttttgtaatttgaaaatgttaaaaaaggaaCGCACCACACACTTGTGTGGTGCATTTTATAATAAAGCAAAACACTAAACCTTTTATCGGGGAAAATGTTTTGACATGAGAGACGTCAAGCTGAGAACAGCTGCTTTTTTAATGCAAGGGCACATTGGAAATGCACCTCACAACTGCAGTTCCCAAAGTCCAAACAAGAGCTGAAAAGATTAGTCAATTGCCCCATTAGTGCATCGGCAGATAATAAATCGGCAACTACTGATAATCGATTGATCATTCAAGAGATTTTTAAAGTAAAGATTTCCCTGGTTCCAGGTAATGCGAACATTAACTGCTTTTCCTTATCTTGCATGATAAAACACTGAATATGAATATAATAAGACAATGAATCGGCTAAAACAAGACGTCACATTTCTTTGCTATTTTCAAGTTTTCTGTAGAGAAAtccattaacaaaaacaatagtgGTGGATGAATTTGGAATAAAAATATTTAGCCTTTGTCCAAATGCAAAATAGTCACTCCAAAACGGAAAATGATGTAGGCCTATGCTCATGTGTAAAAAATAGACTTCAAGGGGAATACAGAGCTAGGAAGACCCATAcagttcctttttttccttcaaattCTTGGTAATTTCCCTGCCTTTACCTCGTCCAGTGTATTACCAAACTAGATAATCTTTTCTGTCCCTggattttcctctttttttgggggggaaaatgCCTTTTCATATTCTACACCCAGAGACCGAGTTAAGTTAGAACGGCTGCCATTGTATCAGGCATTTAAAAACCTCATTCAAACAATCCTTATGAGGaatgtatttaatgtaattGATGGAAATTATCCCTGCTGCcagtttggttatgtttagCAAAAGAGACAATCTGGTTATAGAATAATGAattgaataaaaagaaaataagggtTACACAAATAATTGTGGTGTAGGCTACTTTATTTTGTACTGAACCTAAAAAAAGCATATTTGTCCAACTGCATCCAG is a genomic window containing:
- the twf2 gene encoding twinfilin-2 — encoded protein: MFLALVVTPELREFLARARGGALRLIKVCIRDEQLVLGSFREPEKSWDQDYDHFLLPLLDDQEPCYILYRLDSQNAQGYEWIFISWSPDQSPVKQKMLYAATRATVKKEFGGGHVKYEMFGTAEEDICLLGYQHHVSSCSGPAPLTLAEQELQRIKITEGWVKQVKTEISVESKQQTLQGLAFPLQETAKRALKQLAQKRINYIQLRLDVEKETIELVHSNPTETRELPRRVPKDTPRYHFFLYKHSHEGDYLESVVFIYSMPGYSCSIKERMLYSSCKSRLLEGVEKDYYLEIAKKLEIDNGDELTEEFLYDEVHPKQHAHKQAFAKPRGPAGKRGHKRLIKGTGETIQDS